One genomic window of Salvia miltiorrhiza cultivar Shanhuang (shh) chromosome 4, IMPLAD_Smil_shh, whole genome shotgun sequence includes the following:
- the LOC131023676 gene encoding BEACH domain-containing protein C2 has product MEEEETKNHKEISGDDFVPQKEGTSLDDNIGISKAADLETDVSHADNVGGGTDLEGINPASPILDDDLFEHVPLKDKEKIGIETNQSPGPDDIRHSSTGSEETFEFSFPNVPSSGIDSPPDVGLDGLRSSFGAENDSNYDINESLSSSSLDALHSYGDFGYSADSPQKPKSKQFSPTGSPELLHLVDSAIMGKPESLEKLKNVVSGLERFGGNNDAVAMAYLVVDSLLATMGGVESFEENLDDNPPSVMLNSRAAIVAGELIPWLPDMGDFDGFMSPKTKMARGLLAILRACTRNRAMCSMAGLLGVLLRSAERMFVQDICSTEKMKWDGTPLCYCIQYLAGHSLSPRDLHYWLQVINRILRTVWASRLMHSLEKAMAEKEVLGPAITFEFDGESSGLLGPGESRWPFTNGYAFATWIYIESFADNISTATTAAAIAMAAAATSGKSSPMSAAAAASALAGEGTAHMPRLFSFLSADNQGMEAYFHAQFLVVECGSGKGRKASLHFTHAFKPQCWYFIGLEHTVKQGLLGKAESELRLYIDGSLYESRPFDLPRISKPLAFCCIGTNPPPTMAGLQRRRRQCPLFAEMGPVYIFKEPIGPERMALLAYRGGDVLPSFGTAAGSPWLATTNHVHNMARDSALLDAEIAGCLHLLYHPNLLSGRFCPDASPSGAAGTLRRPAEVLGQVHVATRMRPTEALWALAHGGPIFLLPLVVGSVHEHSLQPRKSDLSLSLATTALAAPVFRIISLAIRHPGNNEEFCRRRGPEILSRILNYLLQTLSSLKCAKRDGHEELVAAIVSLCQSQKFNHALKVQLFSTLLLDLKIWRLCSYGLQKKLLSSLADMVFTESAVMRDANAIQMLLDGCRRCYWTVRETDSVNTFYMSEDARLVGEVNALVDELLVVIELLVLAAPPSLAADDIRCLLGFMVDCPQSNQVARVLHLIYRLVVQPNTSRAQSFAEAFISCGGMETLLVLLQRETKSGDRDVSQLLAEHDKGLSSAKTDEDNNQGDEKSLERKDLSLQENASELENFDGPTVSNTERVSSISGNPLPRNLGGISYLISAENARNNVYNADKSDGIIVRIINLLGALVISGHLKFDSPAPLDVTSNLLGLLEAGGTMFDDKVSLLLFGLQKAFQAAPNRLLTCNAYKALLAASINVSSTEDGLNFHDPGHRFEHLQILLVLLRSLPYASTALQSRALQDLLILACGHPENRSSLTSMEEWPEWILEILISNHEKGGSKNGNLSSLRDVEDFIHNFLIILLEHSMRQKDGWKDIEATIHCAEWLCMVGGSSTGDLRIRREESLPIFKRRLLGSLLDFAARELQNQTQVIAAAAAGVAAGGLTPKAAKIEAENAAQLSVALVENAIVILMLVEDHLRLQSKLYSASSTSATPLSSVFNLGGRSSTATRGETSDPTASQNSSTTDSGRPSLNVLAPMADGNGQISPAVMERLTAAVAAEPYNSVSSAFVSYGSCVLDLAEGWKYRSRLWYGVGLPPATSEFGGGGSGWESWKSALEKDANGNWIELPLIKKSVAMLQALLLDESGLGGGLGIGGGSGTGMGGMAALYHLLDSDQPFFCMLRMVLASLREDDDGEDHMLMRHVSTEDRSMEGFHRKTTSTVSFETNTRMPSRKPRSALLWSVLSPILNMPISEMKRQRVLVTSCVLYSEVWHAIGKDRSPLRKQYLEGILPPFVAVLRRWRPLLAGIHELATADGANPLVLDDRALAADALPIEAALAMLSPSWAASFASPPAAMALSMIAAGAAGGETTAPPTASHLRRDSSLLERKTNKLHTFSSFQKPLETLSKSQPIPKDKAAAKAAALAAARDLQRNSKIGSGRGLSAVAMATSAQRRSKSDSERVKRWNVSEAMGTAWMECLQSVDSKSVYGKDLNALSYKYIAVLVGSLALARNMQRSEVDRRSQADIISQHRLFIGIREWRKLIHCLIEMKCLFGPFSDDLCKPKHVFWKLDFMETSSRMRRILRRNYQGSDHHGAAANYEDHMEQKQEKPEAASPSNASILAVEAISSDLGNEEDEQDMAYLDARASGELPADIQRISSGGGEHSLKSGESLEVPVTDSLDSEPVPALVAPGYVPFEHNERIVLELPSSMVRPLKVLKGTFQITTRRINFIIDRMDSSAMTDADSKGYNEVQEKDRSWLISSLHQVYSRRYLLRRSALELFMVDRSNYFFDFGSTEGRRNAYRAIVQARPPHLNNIYLATQRPEQLLRRTQLMERWARWEISNFEYLMQLNTLAGRSYNDITQYPVFPWILSDYSSQNLDLSNPSSFRDLSKPIGALNSERLHKFQERYSSFEDPVIPRFHYGSHYSTAGTVLYYLTRIEPFTTLSIQLQGGKFDHADRMFSDIAATWNGVLEDMSDVKELVPELFYLPEVLTNENSIDFGTTQLGEKLGPVRLPPWAENPVDFVHKHRMALESEHVSEHLHEWIDLIFGCKQRGKEAIQANNVFFYITYEGTVDIDKISDPVQQRATQDQIAYFGQTPSQLLTVPHMKRMQLADVLQMQTIFRNPSELKPYMVPFPERCNLPAAAIHASSDSLIIVDTNAPAAHIAQHKWQPNTPDGQGTPFLLQHGKPGTGAAGGTFMRMFKTPTPSESEEWNFPQALAFPSSGIQSTRIVSITCDREIITGGHVDNSIRLVSADGARTLEMARGHYAPVTCLAMSHDSNYLVSGSRDATVLLWRIHRSTISHSGSLPELSGNPSTPRSPSSARRSNLADKSTRHRIEGPIHVLRGHLGEIACCSVSSDLGIVASCSNSSDILIHSIRQGRLLRRLPGIDAHSVCLSSDGIIITWNKNLCNISTYTLNGVLVATKQLPVSSIVTCIEVSIDGRSALVGLNPSLENDGGSEYSPRLNADHESNEGNRRELPSICFFDLYTLKIFHKLELAEGQDIICIALNQDNTNLLVSTVDKQLIIFTDPSLSLKVVDHMLKLGWEGDGLSPFMK; this is encoded by the exons atggaagaagaggAAACAAAAAACCATAAAGAAATTTCTGGTGATGACTTTGTGCCACAAAAGGAAGGCACCAGTCTAGATGATAATATAGGAATATCTAAAGCTGCAGATTTGGAAACAGATGTTAGTCATGCCGACAATGTGGGTGGTGGTACAGATTTAGAGGGAATAAATCCAGCCTCTCCTATTTTAGACGATGATCTTTTTGAGCATGTTCCGCTGAAAGATAAGGAAAAAATAGGTATTGAAACAAATCAGTCTCCAGGTCCTGATGATATCAGACATTCATCTACTGGTAGTGAGGAAACATTTGAATTTTCCTTTCCAAATGTTCCGTCATCTGGTATTGATTCTCCACCGGATGTAGGACTTGATGGTCTCCGCTCAAGCTTTGGAGCTGAGAATGATTCCAACTATGACATCAATGAGTCCCTGTCTTCATCTAGTCTTGATGCTTTGCATTCGTATGGAGATTTTGGATACTCTGCCGATTCACCTCAAAAGCCAAAGTCCAAACAGTTTTCGCCTACTGGGTCTCCAGAGCTTTTGCATTTAGTAGATTCAGCAATAATGGGGAAGCCAGAAAGTTTGGAAAAGCTGAAGAATGTTGTTAGTGGTCTTGAGAGGTTTGGAGGAAATAATGATGCAGTTGCTATGGCTTACTTAGTAGTTGATTCACTTCTTGCTACCATGGGAGGAGTTGAGTCTTTTGAAGAGAATTTGGATGATAATCCGCCCAGTGTGATGCTGAACTCTAGGGCTGCAATAGTGGCTGGTGAGCTCATTCCCTGGCTTCCTGACATGGGAGATTTTGATGGTTTCATGTCTCCTAAGACTAAGATGGCGAGAGGACTGCTAGCTATCTTGCGTGCTTGCACTAGAAATAGAGCAATGTGCTCCATGGCTGGTTTGTTGGGGGTATTACTTCGGTCTGCTGAGAGGATGTTTGTTCAGGATATCTGTTCGACAGAGAAAATGAAATGGGATGGCACTCCTCTCTGCTACTGTATTCAGTACTTAGCTGGGCATTCGCTTAGTCCACGAGATCTGCACTATTGGCTTCAAGTAATTAACAGAATTCTCAGGACAGTCTGGGCATCTCGTTTAATGCACTCACTAGAGAAAGCAATGGCTGAAAAAGAGGTCTTGGGTCCAGCAATTACTTTTGAGTTTGATGGTGAGAGTTCGGGTCTGCTGGGCCCAGGTGAAAGCAGGTGGCCTTTCACCAATGGATATGCATTTGCTACTTGGATCTACATTGAATCGTTTGCTGACAACATAAGTACAGCAACTACTGCAGCTGCAATTGCAATGGCTGCTGCTGCCACATCCGGGAAGTCATCCCCTATGTCAGCTGCTGCAGCTGCTAGTGCACTAGCTGGTGAAGGCACAGCACACATGCCTCGTCTATTCAGTTTCCTATCTGCTGACAATCAAGGGATGGAAGCATATTTTCATGCTCAATTTCTGGTTGTTGAATGTGGAAGTGGGAAGGGAAGGAAAGCTTCACTGCATTTTACTCATGCTTTCAAGCCGCAGTGCTGGTATTTTATTGGCCTTGAACATACTGTCAAACAGGGTCTCCTCGGTAAAGCAGAAAGTGAGCTGAGGCTGTACATTGATGGTTCCTTGTATGAAAGTCGTCCGTTTGATTTGCCAAGAATTTCGAAGCCTCTTGCATTTTGCTGCATTGGCACAAATCCTCCTCCAACTATGGCTGGATTACAACGCCGTCGCCGCCAGTGTCCTTTGTTTGCTGAGATGGGAcctgtatatatatttaaggaACCGATTGGGCCAGAAAGGATGGCACTTTTGGCTTATAGAGGAGGCGATGTGCTGCCTTCATTTGGAACTGCTGCTGGATCCCCATGGCTGGCAACAACCAATCATGTCCATAATATGGCACGGGACAGTGCACTTCTAGATGCTGAAATTGCTGGATGTCTTCATCTGCTATACCATCCTAATTTGCTCAGTGGCCGTTTCTGTCCGGATGCTTCTCCTTCTGGTGCAGCAG GTACCCTCCGGAGGCCGGCAGAGGTTCTTGGTCAAGTGCATGTTGCTACAAGAATGCGGCCAACAGAAGCTTTATGGGCCTTAGCTCATGGAGGCCCCATCTTCTTGCTGCCTTTGGTAGTTGGCAGTGTGCATGAGCATAGCCTTCAGCCACGGAAAAGTGACCTTTCTTTGTCCTTAGCCACAACTGCCCTTGCAGCTCCTGTATTCAGAATCATATCTTTGGCTATTAGGCACCCTGGAAACAATGAAGAGTTTTGTCGAAGAAGAGGCCCTGAAATACTATCGCGAATTTTGAATTATCTCCTCCAAACTTTATCTTCACTTAAATGTGCAAAGCGTGATGGTCACGAGGAACTCGTTGCTGCTATTGTCTCCTTATGCCAGTCCCAGAAGTTCAATCATGCGCTTAAAGTGCAGCTCTTTAGTACGCTGCTTCTTgatctgaaaatttggagattATGCAGCTATGGACTGCAAAAAAAGCTTTTATCATCACTTGCAGACATGGTTTTCACTGAGTCAGCGGTGATGCGAGATGCTAATGCTATCCAGATGCTCCTAGATGGTTGCAGACGATGCTATTGGACTGTCCGTGAAACTGACTCTGTTAATACATTTTATATGAGTGAGGATGCTCGTCTTGTTGGCGAAGTGAATGCATTAGTAGATGAACTTTTAGTGGTTATTGAGCTATTAGTATTGGCGGCTCCACCGTCCTTGGCTGCAGACGACATCCGCTGTTTGTTGGGTTTCATGGTTGACTGTCCCCAATCAAATCAG GTTGCTAGGGTGCTGCATTTGATCTACCGGCTTGTGGTTCAACCAAACACATCCCGGGCTCAAAGCTTTGCTGAGGCATTTATATCATGTGGTGGCATGGAGACCCTTCTTGTTCTGTTGCAGCGTGAAACGAAATCTGGAGACCGTGATGTCTCACAATTGTTGGCAGAACATGATAAGGGTTTATCATCAGCCAAAACAGATGAAGATAATAATCAAGGTGATGAGAAATCTTTGGAGAGAAAAGATTTGAGTTTACAGGAGAATGCTTCTGAACTCGAGAATTTTGATGGTCCTACAGTATCTAACACTGAGAGGGTATCGTCCATCTCTGGAAATCCATTACCTAGAAACTTGGGTGGTATAAGTTACTTAATAAGTGCTGAAAATGCAAGGAATAATGTGTATAATGCTGACAAAAGTGACGGTATAATCGTACGGATTATTAATCTCTTGGGTGCTTTGGTAATATCTGGACATTTGAAATTCGATTCACCTGCTCCTTTGGATGTGACAAGCAACCTTCTTGGTTTGCTTGAGGCAGGAGGTACCATGTTTGACGACAAGgtttctcttcttctttttggtTTACAAAAGGCTTTCCAAGCTGCACCTAACCGGCTTTTGACTTGCAACGCGTACAAGGCTTTATTGGCTGCCTCA ATAAATGTGTCTTCAACAGAGGATGGCCTTAACTTCCATGATCCAGGTCACCGCTTTGAGCACTTGCAGATCTTGTTGGTTCTTCTTCGTTCTCTTCCATATGCATCGACAGCATTGCAAAGTCGAGCACTTCAG GATCTTCTGATTTTGGCTTGCGGTCATCCAGAAAATAGAAGCAGCCTAACAAGCATGGAAGAATGGCCAGAGTGGATCTTGGAGATTCTCATATCAAATCATGAG AAAGGTGGAAGTAAAAACGGAAATCTTTCCAGCTTGAGGGATGTAGAAGACTTCATACATAATTTCTTGATAATATTATTAGAACATTCAATGCGCCAGAAGGATGGATGGAAG GATATTGAAGCTACAATTCATTGTGCAGAATGGCTGTGTATGGTGGGTGGTTCTAGCACTGGAGATCTAAGGATCAG ACGGGAAGAATCATTGCCCATCTTCAAAAGAAGGCTTCTAGGTAGCTTGTTGGACTTTGCTGCTAGAGAATTACAGAATCAG ACTCAAGTTATTGCTGCAGCGGCTGCTGGTGTGGCAGCAGGAGGATTGACACCTAAGGCTGCAAAGATTGAAGCAGAGAATGCTGCTCAGCTTTCTGTTGCTTTGGTTGAGAATGCAATTGTGATCTTGATGCTTGTCGAGGACCATTTACGGTTGCAAAGCAAACTGTACAGTGCTTCATCTACTTCTGCAACTCCACTTTCAAGTGTATTTAATCTGGGTGGTCGCTCGTCAACTGCAACACGTGGAGAAACTTCAGATCCGACGGCATCTCAAAATTCATCAACTACTGATTCTGGACGACCCTCTCTCAAT GTTCTTGCTCCGATGGCGGATGGTAATGGGCAAATTTCACCAGCTGTAATGGAACGATTGACGGCTGCAGTGGCAGCAGAACCTTATAATTCAGTTTCCTCTGCTTTTGTGTCATATGGGAGCTGTGTCCTAGATTTGGCAGAAGGATGGAAATACAGAAGTCGGTTGTGGTATGGTGTTGGACTTCCTCCGGCAACATCTGAATTTGGTGGAGGTGGCAGTGGTTGGGAGTCCTGGAAATCGGCGTTAGAGAAGGATGCTAATGGAAACTGGATTGAACTTCCACTAATAAAGAAGTCAGTTGCAATGCTTCAAGCTTTGCTGTTAGATGAGTCTGGACTTGGTGGTGGTCTGGGTATTGGTGGAGGATCTGGTACTGGAATGGGAGGCATGGCAGCTCTTTACCATTTATTGGATAGTGACCAACCCTTCTTTTGTATGCTTCGGATGGTGCTTGCTTCATTAAgggaagatgatgatggtgAAGATCACATGCTAATGAGGCATGTCAGTACTGAAGACAGGTCAATGGAGGGTTTCCATCGAAAAACTACCAGCACCGTGTCGTTTGAGACAAACACTAGAATGCCAAGTAGGAAACCACGATCAGCTTTGCTTTGGAG CGTGTTGTCTCCAATCTTGAACATGCCAATATCTGAGATGAAGAGGCAGCGAGTGCTGGTTACATCTTGTGTCCTATATTCAGAG GTGTGGCATGCAATTGGAAAGGACCGAAGTCCTCTACGTAAACAATATCTGGAGGGCATCCTACCTCCTTTTGTTGCTGTATTAAGAAGGTGGCGGCCTCTTTTGGCAGGAATTCATGAACTTGCTACTGCAGATGGTGCTAATCCCCTTGTTCTTGATGATCGTGCTCTGGCAGCAGATGCTCTACCTATTGAG GCTGCTCTTGCTATGCTATCTCCTAGTTGGGCTGCTTCTTTTGCCTCACCCCCCGCTGCTATGGCATTATCAATGATTGCTGCCGGTGCTGCTGGTGGAGAAACCACTGCTCCTCCAACTGCCTCACATCTTCGGCGTGACTCATCATTGCTTGAGCGGAAAACGAATAAGCTTCATACTTTTTCAAGTTTCCAGAAACCGCTGGAGACACTTAGCAAATCTCAGCCTATTCCAAAGGACAAAGCTGCTGCAAAAGCAGCTGCGTTGGCTGCTGCCAGAGACCTCCAGCGTAATTCAAAAATTGGATCAGGACGAGGTCTCAGTGCTGTGGCAATGGCTACATCTGCGCAGCGTCGGAGTAAAAGTGATTCTGAACGAGTGAAAAGATGGAATGTTTCTGAAGCCATGGGAACTGCCTGGATGGAATGCTTACAATCAGTGGATTCAAAATCTGTATATGGGAAGGACTTGAATGCTCTTTCCTACAAGTATATTGCTGTTCTCGTTGGAAGTTTAGCTTTGGCTAGAAACATGCAGCGATCTGAG GTTGACAGAAGGTCACAAGCTGATATAATATCTCAGCACCGGTTATTTATTGGAATACGTGAATGGCGCAAGCTTATCCACTGCTTGATAGAGATGAAATGTCTCTTTGGTCCATTTAGTGACGATTTATGCAAACCTAAGCAT GTTTTCTGGAAGCTAGATTTCATGGAAACTTCTTCGAGAATGAGAAGAATTTTGCGGAGGAACTATCAAGGCTCAGATCACCATGGTGCTGCTGCAAATTATGAAGACCATATGGAGCAGAAacaggaaaaacctgaagctgCAAGTCCATCTAATGCTTCTATCCTGGCCGTAGAAGCCATTTCATCTGATTTGGGAAATGAGGAGGATGAGCAGGACATGGCCTATTTGGATGCTAGAGCAAGTGGTGAACTGCCTGCTGATATTCAGAGAATATCATCTGGAGGCGGTGAGCATTCACTGAAGTCAGGGGAGTCTTTGGAAGTACCAGTTACTGATAGCCTAGACTCAGAACCTGTTCCAGCATTGGTTGCCCCTGGCTATGTCCCATTTGAGCATAATGAAAGGATTGTTCTTGAGCTTCCATCATCAATGGTTCGTCCATTAAAGGTCCTAAAAGGCACTTTTCAA ATAACGACCAGGAGaatcaattttattattgatcGCATGGACAGTAGTGCTATGACAGATGCGGACAGCAAAGGTTATAATGAAGTTCAAGAAAAGGATCGAAGCTGGTTGATATCGTCACTTCACCAAGTATACAGCAGAAG ATATCTGTTGAGAAGAAGTGCACTTGAGCTGTTCATGGTTGACAGGTCAAATTACTTTTTTGATTTTGGG AGCACTGAGGGACGCAGAAATGCGTATCGGGCTATTGTCCAAGCCCGTCCTCCTCATTTGAACAATATCTACCTAGCTACTCAG AGACCTGAACAGCTTCTAAGGAGAACTCAACTGATGGAGCGCTGGGCTAGGTGGGAG ATCAGCAATTTTGAATACTTGATGCAGCTTAATACATTGGCTGGGCGCAGCTATAATGATATTACACAG TATCCTGTATTCCCGTGGATTCTTTCTGATTACAGCTCACAGAACTTAGATCTTTCAAATCCTTCTTCTTTCAGAGACCTCTCAAAG CCAATTGGTGCCCTGAATTCTGAGAGATTACATAAATTCCAAGAGAGATACTCCAGCTTTGAGGATCCAGTCATTCCCAGATTCCATTATGGCTCACATTATTCAACAGCTGGAACA GTATTGTATTACCTCACTAGAATAGAACCTTTTACAACCCTTTCTATTCAACTTCAAGGCGGCAAGTTTGATCATGCTGACAGAATGTTCTCAGACATTGCTGCAACTTGGAATGGAGTTCTTGAGGACATGAGTGACGTAAAGGAATTG GTTCCGGAGCTATTTTATCTTCCAGAGGTTCTAACCAATGAAAACTCAATTGACTTTGGTACAACACAACTTGGCGAAAAGCTTG GCCCAGTTCGGCTTCCCCCTTGGGCCGAAAATCCAGTTGACTTTGTCCATAAACATCGAATGGCACTTGAGAGTGAGCATGTCTCAGAACATTTGCATGAATGGATTGATCTCATATTTGG GTGCAAGCAACGTGGAAAAGAAGCTATACAGGCAAATaatgttttcttttatattacATATGAAGGAACTGTAGACATTGATAAGATATCGGACCCA GTACAACAGCGTGCTACCCAAGATCAGATTGCTTACTTTGGCCAAACCCCTTCACAACTTCTGACAGTGCCTCACATGAAAAGGATGCAGCTGGCAGATGTCCTTCAGATGCAG ACCATTTTCAGGAATCCCTCAGAGCTTAAGCCTTACATGGTTCCCTTTCCTGAACGCTGCAATCTGCCTGCTGCCGCCATTCATGCATCTTCCGACTCTCTTATAATTGTTGACACCAATGCTCCAGCGGCACATATAGCACAACATAAGTGGCAACCAAACACACCTGATGGCCAGGGGACACCTTTCCTTCTTCAGCATGGAAAGCCTGGTACAGGTGCTGCTGGTGGAACTTTTATGCGAATGTTCAAAACCCCAACTCCATCTGAGTCGGAAGAGTGGAATTTTCCTCAAGCACTAGCATTTCCAAGTTCTGGAATCCAAAGCACAAGGATAGTTTCGATTACTTGTGACAGAGAAATTATCACTG GTGGGCATGTGGATAACAGCATAAGGCTGGTTTCAGCTGATGGAGCAAGAACATTGGAAATGGCTAGAGGACATTATGCCCCAGTAACGTGCTTGGCTATGTCTCATGATAGCAACTATCTTGTGTCCGGATCTCGGGATGCAACAGTTCTACTATGGAGAATACATCGGTCAACAATTTCACACTCTGGCAGCTTGCCAGAGCTTTCAGGTAATCCTAGCACACCTAGATCCCCAAGCAGTGCAAGGAGATCTAACTTGGCAGACAAGTCTACGAGACACCGGATAGAGGGTCCCATACATGTCCTTCGAGGTCATCTAGGGGAAATAGCATGCTGCTCCGTCAGTTCAGATCTTGGGATTGTTGCTTCCTGCTCCAATTCTTCTGATATCTTGATTCATTCTATAAGGCAAGGTCGGCTGCTTAGAAGGCTTCCTGGCATAGATGCTCATTCTGTGTGCCTATCATCTGATGGAATCATAATAACCTGGAACAAGAATCTGTGTAATATCAGCACTTACACTCTTAATGGAGTTCTGGTTGCTACGAAACAACTTCCAGTTTCATCAATAGTTACTTGCATAGAGGTCTCTATTGATGGTCGTAGTGCTTTGGTTGGACTAAACCCTTCTCTGGAAAATGATGGAGGCTCTGAGTACAGTCCGCGGCTAAATGCAGATCATGAATCAAATGAAGGAAATAGACGGGAGCTACCTTCTATCTGCTTCTTTGATCTCTACACTTTGAAG ATCTTTCATAAGCTAGAACTTGCAGAAGGACAAGATATTATCTGTATTGCTCTGAACCAGGATAATACAAATCTGTTGGTTTCTACAGTAGATAAACAGTTGATAATATTCACAGATCCTTCT